One Aegilops tauschii subsp. strangulata cultivar AL8/78 chromosome 2, Aet v6.0, whole genome shotgun sequence genomic window, TGGATTTGCCAGAAAAATCATACAGTTGTTCTTGGCATTCTTGAAATGATactcaaccctctctttcttcatttaattctacgTCACCTCATAAAAAATGCTAGTTGGCATGCGTGATACTACTAgttatgatactcccattacagGTAACCTTATCTGATCCATAGCCCGGCTAAATCAGTAACGTCTATTGTTTATTTCTCATCTACTGTTCGCGTGTCTTTCATCATTGTATCAACATCCAAGACAAAACATGGGTCAGAACCTACATTGTCATCTAAAAAAAACTAATATTTCATTTTCAGGTGTCAAAATATTTCTCTGTGGGCAAGCTACATTTTCTCCACATGAGTTGTATGTTCCACTGGCAAAAAAAGGCAACAATGACATCCAGTTCTTTCTAGGAAGTGCCATCCTTCCGGTCTGTGTATCCTGACAACCATGATGAACACAATCAAATTTTATTCAAGTGACCCTCAACAAGCCGAGGGCGAATGGCTCAGAAAACCAAAAAACTTTCCTCACAGTGGCTAATGCATGACAATCCCATGAGCTGCAGTATGACCACCTTTCATCGAAAGAGCATAGACGGAAAAACAACATATGTATCTGTCTTGCTCACCAAGACAGCACCTTTCAAAATATAGCAACACCGATACGGTAACATTCTCAACACTAGGCAGTGGAAGTCAGAACAAAAGGAATCACCATACAGCTCCCCTCTTTCGTCACCTAAAATCAACTACTACATGCAGTCGCAATTTGCACAAGAAGTGAAGACAAAATTAAAATAACTTGCAGGGATTCACGCGAGCAGTGAGTAGGCACCGGCATGGCCAAGTCGACCAGCTCGCCCACATCTGGCATGAGTCCCTGAACCTTTTTCAACGAACAGAAGCGGTCCTGCCACGCGAGTAGGAGCGGCGTGGTGATAGGGTCGAAGGTCTTCACACTGGCTTGTCTCTTATCGGTGACGCACAGCCATGGAAGAAGGCCACCGAGCACCACATCCACATATCCGGGGCTATCGCCTCCAAAGAAGGGCTTGGAGCACTCTCTCAAAGCTCCCTCTAGCGTCTCCATAGCGGCCGCCACCTGGGCCTTCACCTCTGCCTTCTCCCTGCACGTTACGCTCCATGTCGCCTTCTCCATCGCCTTGACGAGCTGCAAATGCACACGGCACCAGCAGCACAACCGTTATTAAAAAGTTCAAAGCATATACGAAGTCGAAGAGAATCAAACTAATGGCGATCACACATGCGACATGCTTATGATGCAGAGACCCAAGGTGAAACTCTTATGCAATTATGTATAATCGGCTTGATGCGATGATATGATTAATGAGAAAGACTTCTGTTATCAAGAAAAAAAATACAATACCGTGTCATCCATAAAGTCACCCCAGTAGCGAGCGATAGCACGCTCGGAGGGGTCGTCGGGGAGGAGGGAGGAGCCGGCACCGGCGAAGGCCTCGTCGAGGTACTGGATTAGGCTCAACGATATGCCGTAGACAGGCTTGCCGTCGTGGATCAGCACCGGTAGCTTACTGTTGAGGAGCAGCTCATCGCTCTTGTAGTTCTTGAGGCCTTGCTCCTCGACGTACTCGTAGCTCAAGCCCCTGAGGTGGAGCGCGAGTCGCACTCGCAAGACGTGCGGGCTCGCCCAAATCCCCAGCAGCTTCAGGTCGTCTCCTCCGGCCATGTCCTAGGTGCCTGGTGTCGAGCGATCAGCTCAATTAGGCCGGTCTCAGCTTAGTTTGCATGTAAAGGTAGCTTAACGTGTGTTTTTGAGTTTTGATCTTTCTTGCTATATATGATTTCTTGGGGACATGTGGACCAAATTCTTGGGTTGATAACTATTCTTCGACAAGAAAAGTACTATTCTTTGACTTTGACTAGAACATTGTTCATCTACCTCGCCTCGTGGATGGTACACCTCCCAATATTGCACTCGCCATCGATCTGCTGACAAAGTACAGTCATGTGCCTACCAGGAAACATCGAGGAGACGTAAGAGAAATGTTTGGATACATTTAAGGGACTGAAAATCTTGGATTATTTTATAGAGCAGAAGGAACCATGACCTATCAGTGCTAGGCTATCTTGGACGTtatgtactctctccgtccgaaaatacttgtcataaaaatgaatgtatctagacatattttagttatagatacatgtACTTTTATCCATTTATGGACAAGAAATTCTGGACGAAGGGAGTACCTAATAACGACCTATCACACATCTGAGTCATGCACTATACACGGTACCACTATATCATCAAAATCGTCAAACAAAGTTTTATATCGGGCTATGAAATCATACTAACACAACAGTGTATGACTTTGACCGATGATGGACTACATTCAGTTGACGCATACATGTCAGTTGAGGCTTTCATGGACTACATGGTACTACCTTTTTTATAGCCATGTGCGTCAACCGATTCAAGATTACTGATTGATTCTCCTTTTATTTAAATACACTTTTTTTGAACTGATTTAATAGTATGTTTTTAAAATCTTATAATTAATATTGTTTCTAAATCTCTATTGGACCGCACCATTGCCAGCTTATATAGACGTTATAGGTCAATACGTCGTTGAATTTATCGCGTCAAGATCTttgaaactagatcccatgttaataggtttcgataaaaaaaatagttagcaaaacataaaaaccaaaagaaaaaaaaacaagctGAAAGCATGTTTTTTTTTTACCTTTTTCTCTTCGCGGAAGCAAATATGTGTCAAACACATAAGGAAAGTGGCAGATATGTCGTGGTTAGGGTTTCCTAGCCCTGGCGATCTGGAGGCGTATGCCCAGCCGCCACCACCGCCGGCCGCCGTGCCGGCCGTGTGTGGCCTTCCTTCCGCGCCTAGGGCAAGCCTAGGAGTCGGAATTGTGGCGGCCGAGTCCGCCGAGCGGTCGCGCGGCCCCTCGTGGCCCCGAGACTCTGCGGTATGCGAGTTGGGTTCTGGGTGCCCTAACCCCCGACGCAAGGCTGAGATGCAGTCTGCCTACAAAAACCCATCTAGGGTCTGGGAACGAACGCATCAGGAACCGCGTAAGCCACCAGATCGCACAACTCTCAAGCCATCGCCGCCGCTGTTAGCCGAGATGTCGTCGTCCGCGAGCGAGAAAGGCAAGAAGTCGCCGGCGGTCGAAGTGATCCCGGAGGTTGGTGGGGCGCATATAGGGCTCCCTCCGTGGTCGCTGCTCGCCCGAAGCCTTCCAATGGGGGAGCTGTGGCTGCTAGGCGGATCAACCCGCAGATGCAATCGTTGACGATCTGGACGCGGATGAAGACGGCGGACGAGACGGCGGCGCCGTCGATGACCCGGCATCGCGCCGAGCGGGAGGTTGAAGGGCCAGAGGACTTCAGGGAAGGAGAAGATTCTGAGGGCGAGGTAGAGCTAGCGGAGGTGGACCTTGAGGAGGACGGTGTACTGCAGCAACAGGCGCATCCTTGGTCCGTGGTCATGCTGGTGTATTCCCTGGACCGGCCATCGCCTAGCGCCCTATTTGATAACATTGTAGATGGATGGCGGCTAAAGGAGGATTTTGATTACTCGTACCAGGGAAATAATAAGTACCTCGTGCACTTCGGGTGCGAGGCCGATATGTCAAGAATCCTTCGAGGGGGGCCATGGCAGTATGAGCACGATCCGTTGTTAATTGAGGCCTATGATGGTATGAGGAAAGTGTCGGACTATAAGCTGGATAAGATGAGGATATGGGTACGTATTCTTGATGTGCCCATGAACTGGAGGACCGATGCAGTGGTGAAAGCATTATGTGTTAATCTGGGAAAGATCTTGCAAGCGGAGCTCAATGAGAAGGCTGGTAACTATGTTCGGGTCAGGGTGGAGATCCCGGTGTACCGTCCGCTGGAAACTTCAGTAGCTATGTTCGCCAAGCTGCAGGGTACAAGAACTAAGATGGAGTTTGAGATTCAGTACGAGAAGCTGCCACATTTTTGTTATACATGTGGATATCTTGGACACCAAGAGAAGTCTTGTGGTAGGAAACGCAAAGGAGGTTCGCCAACTGGCAAATACAGTGGCAAGTTGCGCTGCTCACCACCACGTCGCTTTGGTCGGCAGTCCGGTACAGTGAGGGCGAAGACGTACCCGACGGTATTTCGGGGGCTTGATTTCTCGTCCGAGAGCACGGCATCATCGGCCCGTGGACGCGGCAGCAAGGGGGCGCGACGAACGGAAGGCGGCTCGGTTCGGCGTCAGCAACAGGCCGAGGAGCATAGCACTGGGAACCCTGCGGTGGACGAGCTACTGGCTGCAAAAATGGAGGCTACGTCTGAGGGTAGCAAGGACGTGTTGAAGGAGCCACATGCAGCTACAGTGGGAGATGGTGCTAGCCACGGACTCGCCACATCGGGTGTTCAGAGCTCCAACCACTCTGAACCAAGGAGTTCTGACATGATACCAGCCATGCGCAATCTTTCACATGAAATCACCATGGCTAACGCTGATCTCTCTGATGATTTATCAACCCTGGGCAAGCGTGCAGCCGTTGGAGACAATAGTACTGCTTCTGTACAGGAGGCGGGAGACCTTGCTTTGGTGCCATATGATAATAAGGCCACCTTGGCCGATCGTGTGCTTTCAGGTACCCCCAAAAAGCGCAGAACGTCGGGAACTCGGGAGGTGCAGCAGTCCCAGCATGAGGGTGAGGTGGCTGACCAGGAGATGGTGGACCGGACCAACAACTTGGAGGCTGTCGGCACAGGGGCCGCCGACGAACTGACGGGGCCGGCGGAGCCCCGTCAGAAAATGAATCTCCTCAGTTGGAACTGCCGAGGGGGTGGGAACTCTCGGACAGTTCGTGACCTTGTGAGTCTAGTGCAGGCTCACTCCCCGAGTATCGTTTTTCTTTGTGAGACTAGGCAGTCTAAGAATAAAATGAAACGTCTTCGTGCTAGGTTAGGTTTGAGAGGTTTTGATGCTTTTGATTGTGTTGGCCGTAGTGGTGGTCTTGCTTTGTATTGGCATGAGTCTTTGAGTCTTGATGTAAAAGAAATAAATGAACGATAT contains:
- the LOC123497419 gene encoding probable glutathione S-transferase GSTU6; its protein translation is MAGGDDLKLLGIWASPHVLRVRLALHLRGLSYEYVEEQGLKNYKSDELLLNSKLPVLIHDGKPVYGISLSLIQYLDEAFAGAGSSLLPDDPSERAIARYWGDFMDDTLVKAMEKATWSVTCREKAEVKAQVAAAMETLEGALRECSKPFFGGDSPGYVDVVLGGLLPWLCVTDKRQASVKTFDPITTPLLLAWQDRFCSLKKVQGLMPDVGELVDLAMPVPTHCSRESLQVILILSSLLVQIATACSS